A region from the Solibacillus sp. FSL H8-0523 genome encodes:
- a CDS encoding Gfo/Idh/MocA family oxidoreductase, producing the protein MNIGIMSFAHIHATSYADAIRRIPSATLTAIYDTDLSRGQQASTAYDVPFFADITQFLANPIDVVLVCSENVLHKEMVIAAAKAKKHILCEKPIATTLEDAEEMIAACEENGVKLSIAYPVRYSAPIRDLKQAIDAGELGDIVAIRSTNRGQNPGGWFIDEQLAGGGAVLDHTVHMVDIMRWYLDSEAMEVSAFANRYFTELDTDDAGIMTIVFENGVVASHDASWSRFPQFPTWGDVMIEVIGTKATRKVDVFNEKLNVYSKDQKSLTHLYSGNDTDFDLIVDFLKAIENKQNPLISGYDGLKSLEIALKAYASNDAKKAVTL; encoded by the coding sequence ATGAATATCGGAATTATGAGCTTTGCGCATATTCACGCAACGAGCTATGCCGATGCGATAAGACGTATACCGTCAGCAACCTTAACGGCAATTTATGATACGGATCTTTCGCGTGGTCAGCAAGCAAGTACAGCGTACGATGTCCCATTTTTTGCGGATATAACACAGTTTTTAGCCAACCCTATCGATGTTGTGCTCGTTTGTAGTGAAAATGTTTTGCATAAGGAAATGGTCATTGCTGCAGCGAAGGCAAAAAAGCATATTTTATGTGAAAAGCCGATTGCGACAACACTAGAAGATGCAGAAGAAATGATTGCAGCTTGTGAGGAAAACGGTGTAAAGCTTTCAATTGCCTATCCTGTGCGTTATAGCGCACCAATTCGCGATTTAAAGCAAGCAATTGATGCAGGTGAGCTTGGGGACATTGTCGCAATTCGCTCAACAAATCGCGGACAAAATCCAGGTGGTTGGTTTATTGATGAACAGCTTGCAGGTGGCGGCGCGGTATTAGACCATACCGTACATATGGTTGATATTATGCGTTGGTATTTAGACAGTGAAGCTATGGAAGTAAGTGCATTTGCCAATCGCTATTTTACAGAGCTAGATACAGATGATGCGGGCATTATGACGATTGTGTTTGAAAATGGCGTCGTTGCTTCGCATGACGCCAGTTGGTCGCGCTTTCCGCAATTCCCAACTTGGGGCGATGTCATGATTGAAGTAATTGGAACAAAGGCAACACGAAAGGTAGATGTCTTCAACGAAAAGCTGAATGTTTACAGTAAGGATCAAAAATCACTCACTCATCTTTATAGTGGAAACGATACGGACTTTGACTTAATTGTCGATTTTTTAAAGGCGATAGAAAACAAACAAAATCCGCTAATTTCAGGCTATGATGGCTTGAAATCATTGGAAATTGCTTTAAAGGCCTATGCATCAAATGACGCGAAAAAGGCCGTAACATTATAA
- a CDS encoding peptide ABC transporter substrate-binding protein has product MVQLVLANNKQLRHSSFYQFTSQSSEESNTITLVQQPTKEAYKPFSQNIREGFVYFDLWSYSFSLQVKGLIAAHDTVKGVLRIRRTMNEAFSIEEDLLALVEWFGAARHVTVRSNEISGVRYVIVLCELGNQLMLHLEYMTGEARIEFEWSSHQHLVEFDSAQMTGDRDNNLNLYQNIEAITAHAVSWDASYEQKYEAILALLQRGEQL; this is encoded by the coding sequence AGGCATTCGTCGTTTTATCAATTTACGTCTCAAAGTAGCGAGGAGTCGAATACGATAACACTTGTGCAGCAACCAACAAAGGAAGCCTATAAGCCTTTTTCACAAAATATCCGTGAAGGGTTTGTGTACTTTGATTTATGGTCATATTCCTTTTCACTGCAAGTAAAGGGGTTAATTGCGGCCCATGACACGGTAAAGGGTGTGCTACGTATTCGTCGCACAATGAACGAAGCTTTTTCAATTGAAGAAGATCTGCTCGCATTAGTCGAATGGTTTGGTGCAGCACGTCATGTGACGGTCCGATCGAACGAAATTAGTGGTGTACGCTATGTCATTGTTTTATGTGAATTAGGAAATCAGTTAATGCTGCATTTAGAATATATGACAGGTGAAGCACGTATTGAATTTGAATGGAGCAGCCATCAGCATCTTGTAGAATTTGATAGTGCACAAATGACAGGTGATCGAGACAATAACCTGAATTTATATCAGAATATTGAGGCGATTACGGCACATGCGGTTAGTTGGGATGCAAGCTATGAGCAAAAGTACGAGGCAATTCTAGCACTACTACAAAGAGGTGAACAGCTATGA